gttgtgtggtgcagtggggggaggggacgaactgggctggtttagggatgcagtaggggaaggggagattttgaaactggtgaagtccacattgataccatatggctgcagggttcccaggcggaatatgagttgctgttcctgcaaccttcgggtggcatcattgtggcactgcaggaggcccatgatggacatgtcatctcgagaatgggagggggagtggaaatggtttgcgactgggaggtgcagttgtttgttgcgaactgagcggaggtgttctgcaaagcggtccccaagcctccgcttggtttccccaatgtagaggaagccgcacagggtacagtggatgcagtataccacattggcagatgtgcaggtgaacctctgcttaatgtggaatgtcatcttggggcctgggataggggtgagggaggaggtgtgggggcaagtgtagcatttcctgcggttgcaggggaaggtgccgggtgtggtggggttggagggcagtgtggagcgaacaagggagtcacggagagagtggtctctccggaaagcagacaggggtggggatggaaaagtgtcttgggtggtggggtcggattgtaaaatggcggaagtgtcggaggatgatgcgttgtatccggaggttggtagggtggtgtgtgagaacgaaggggatcctcttagggcggttgtggcgggggcggggtgtgagggatgtgttgcgggaaatacgggagacgcggtcaagggtgttctcgatgactgtggggggaagttgcggtccttaaagaacttggacatctgggatgtgcgggagtggaatgtcttatcgtgggagcagatgcggcggaggcggaggaattgggaataggggatggaatttttgcaggagggtgggtgggaggaggtgtattctaggtagctgtgggagtcggtgggcttgaaatggacatcagttacaagctggttgcctgagatggagacagaggtccaggaaggtgagggatgtgctggagatggcccagttgaactgaagattggggtggaaggtgttggtgaagtggatgaactgttcgagctcctctggggagcaagaggcggcgccgatacagtcatcaatgtaccggaggaagaggtggggtttggggcctgtgtaggtgcggaagagggactgttccacataacctacaaagaggcaggcatagctggggcccatggccacccccttagtctgtaggaagtgggaggagtcaaaagagaagttgttgagtgtgaggacgagttcagctaggcggatgagagtgtcagtggagggggactggtcgagcctgcaggacaggaagaagcggagggccttgaggccatctccatgcggaatgcaggtgtacagggactggacgtccatggtgaatatgaggtgttgggggccagggaattggaagtcctggaggaggtggagggcgtgggtggtgtcacggacgtaggtggggagttcctggaccaaaggggagaaaatggagtccagataggtggagatgaattcggtggggcaggagcaggctgagacgatgggtcgaccagggcaggcaggtttgtggattttgggaaggagatagaaacaggccgtgcggggttggggaacaatgaggttggaggctgtgggtgggaggtcccctgaggtgatgaggtcgtgaatggtgttggagatgatggtttggtgctcgggtgtggggtcatgatcgagggggcggtaggagatgTCATTATTACTACTTTCCAGTTCATGAAAAGGTGTCATTATTACTACTTTCCAGTTCATGAAAATTTCTGCTGTTTGCTCTTCTACCTCCTTTGGTCTGGTGCCTAGTATATACACTTGGCAGCAAGCCGTGCCTCAATTCTATGAAAAGACTATCCTAAATCCATGTGCGTCATGCCTTTCTAGAGAGTGAAATAATTTGTTTGATCAATACTGCCACCTCCCTCTTGTCTTTTTTCTTATTCTATTTTTCAGAATACCTCTTAGCCCAGAATTTGAAGTTTTCAAGCCTCTCCTCCTTTGAATCAGGTATGTTACTCTCAGCTTACTATGGGATGTGAGACAATTTCTCTTACAAttaaatgtagaaaaatgtgttATTATGCAGAATTTGCCTTTTAATCACAAGAATAATTACAGAAAAAAAGGCAATTGTCAGTTAAACTACGAGATAGAAATTGGTCATTCTTAACAATAGACATATTTGAGCCattctgcatctcatttccttctgTGGCAATAGGTAACAAAGTCAAACTAGGGAAGTTACAAATGAAAACAAGCAAAGGAGACAGCAACATTATTTGCCAATcactatttcttttgaaataaaaataattcagctctgatgaaaattgtctctctctcacattcataCTGATTTACCCAcacagtttcagatttccaaaattcatatttttaaaaacacatcaaGTTAATACATGTGGTTTTCAGATAGCTTATTAGGCATCTAGGCATGAACAGAAACCAGCCGTATCACTTTCAAAACTATTTTTCCAAAACAGCAAGCAGCAAAAGTGAGTTAATAGAAATGGATGGATAGAGGATAGAGGGGTCTTTTCCCTActgttggggagttcaaaactagagggcgtagatttaaggtgataggggaaagagTTAAGAGTACCTAAGGcataactttttcacgcagagtggtgCGGAGTTACCAGTGCAAGTAGAgaaagcaggtacaattacaacatttaaaaggcatctggatgggtgtgtgagtaagagtttagagggatatgagctaaatgctggcaaataggactaaatCAGATTGAGATGTTTGGTTGACGCAacacaagttggaccgaaggatctgtttttgttctgcatgactctataacaaAACAACACAACGACAAAATATTACAATTAACAACTGctcatgctggaaatctgagacaaaaagagaaattgccaGAGCAATTCAACAAGTCTCGTAGTATTTGCGGAGCGAAAACAGAGTTATCTCTTCGAGCCTGGCGATTCTTCTTCAGAGCAAAATAAGTGAATCGTCTCCAGCTAAAGGTCTAAACTGAAATAAGGGAACATCCTGCTTCTTTTCCTTCTTACTTACCTCCCGTGTACAGAAAAGAGCTGGATAGGCCACCGAAAAAGATCAGAGCTAAGTGCTCAAGTTTGAGTTTGCACAAAAAGTAGAGGGAACAGGCGCAGAGGCAGCCCAGAGTGTAGAGGCAGGCTCCGAACCGCACCACGTCCTGTGGCTCTAGGATCCGGTCCACCAGGGTCCGGTCGTCGCTCTTCTTATGATCGATGCCCCTGCTGAAGTCGTAATAAGTGTTCACTAGGTTACCGGCTGCGTGTACGGCCAGCACGGCCAAGGCAGCCAGTAGGGAAATGGTCAGATCGAGCTCGCCCAGATTCTTGTAAGCCAGGGCCGTACCCAGGGCAACAGGGGTAAGCGAGGCGCTGAAGCTCCAGGGCCGCAGTGCAAGCACATACGCGGCGCACTTCTGCTTCAAGCTCCTGCCGAGACCCTGCACCACTTCCCTGTCCACAGCGGGGATCTGCATTCTCGACTCGGCGTCCACTTCCATCTGCTTAGCCTCCCCATTCTCTTTCATCCTCGGCCCGTCTCACCTACTCTCCAGTAATCACCGGCTGACAACCGCCATCTGCCAACAAGCCCACATCGCAGGAAAGTCACGACCTCAAACCGACATGCTACACATGCGCAAATGCTCAACCGTCTGGAGAGTGGGAGGAGACCGGTCCGCGCGACTGTAACGGAATTCCT
The sequence above is a segment of the Stegostoma tigrinum isolate sSteTig4 chromosome 28, sSteTig4.hap1, whole genome shotgun sequence genome. Coding sequences within it:
- the ubiad1 gene encoding ubiA prenyltransferase domain-containing protein 1, giving the protein MKENGEAKQMEVDAESRMQIPAVDREVVQGLGRSLKQKCAAYVLALRPWSFSASLTPVALGTALAYKNLGELDLTISLLAALAVLAVHAAGNLVNTYYDFSRGIDHKKSDDRTLVDRILEPQDVVRFGACLYTLGCLCACSLYFLCKLKLEHLALIFFGGLSSSFLYTGGIGFKYFALGDIIILITFGPLAVMFAYSVQVGYLAISPLLYAIPLALNTEAILHSNNTRDMESDKQAGIVTFAIIIGPTLSYIVYNVLIFVPYVIFCILATRYTVSLALPLLTVPLAFSLERQFRCQCYAKIPQMTAKLNLFLGLFYVFAILLAPSGSLPN